The genomic window tgttattattaccactcctaatagcagcagctataggtcagatactgttattattaccactcctaatagcagcagctatagggccgatactgttattattaccactcctaatagcagcagctataggtcagatactgttattattaccactcctaatagcagcagctatagggcagatactgttattattaccactcctaatagcagcagctataggtcagatactgttattattaccactcctaatagcagcagctataggtcagatactgttattattaccactcctaattgcagcagctataggtcagatactgttattattaccactcctaatagcagcagctataggtcagatactgttaccactcctaatagcagcagctataggtcaggtactgttattattaccactcctaatagcagcagctataggtcagatactgttgttattaccactcctaatagcagcagctagcaggtcagatactgttattattaccactcctaatagcagcagctataggtcaggtaCTGTTATttttaccactcctaatagcagcagctataggtcagatactgttgttattaccactcctaatagcagcagctagcaggtcagatactgttattattaccactcctaatagcagcagctataggtcagatactgttaccactcctaatagcagcagctataggtcaggtactgttaccactcctaatagcagcagctataggtcagatactgttactgttaccactcctaatagcagcagctatagggcagatactgttattattaccactcctaatagcagcagctataggtcagatactgttattattaccactcctaatagcagcagctataggtcagatactgttattattaccactcctaatagcagcagctatagggcagatactgttattattaccactcctaatagcagcagctataggtcaggtactgttaccactcctaatagcagcagctataggtcagatactgttactgttaccactcctaatagcagcagctatagggcagatactgttattattaccactcctaatagcagcagctataggtcagatactgttattattaccactcctaatagcagcagctatagggcagatactgttattattaccactcctaatagcagcagctataggtcaggtactgttaccactcctaatagcagcagctataggtcagatactgttactgttaccactcctaatagcagcagctatatgtcagatactgttattattaccactcctaatagcagcagctataggtcagatactgttaccactcctaatagcagcagctataggtcagatactgttaccactcctaatagcagcagctataggtcagatactgttattattaccactcctaatagcagcagctataggtcagatactgttattattaccactcctaatagcagcagctataggtcagatactgttaccactcctaatagcagcagctataggtcagatactgttattattaccactcctaatagcagcagctataggtcagatactgttaccactcctaatagcagcagctataggtcaggtactgtcactgttaccactcctaatagcagcagctataggtcagatactgttaccactcctaatagcagcagctataggtcagatactgttaccactcctaatagcagcagctataggtcagatactgttattattaccactcctaatagcagcagctataggtcagatactgttattattaccactcctaatagcagcagctataggtcagatactgttattattaccactcctaatagcagcagctataggtcagatactgttattattaccactcctaatagcagcagctataggtcagatactgttattattaccactcctaatagcagcagctataggtcagatactgttattattaccactcctaatagcagcagctataggtcagatactgttaccactcctaatagcagcagctataggtcagatactgttattattaccactcctaatagcagcagctagcaggtcagatactgttattattaccacttctaatagcagcagctataggtcagatactgttaccactcctaatagcagcagctataggtcagatactgttaccactcctaatagcagcagctataggtcagatactgttattattaccactcctaatagcagcagctataggtcagatactgttattattaccactcctaatagcagcagctataggtcagatactgttattattaccactcctaatagcagcagctataggtcagatactgttattattaccactcctaatagcagcagctataggtcaggtactggtattattaccactcctaatagcagcagctataggtcagatactgttattattaccactcctaatagcagcagctataggtcagatactgttattattaccactcctaatagcagcagctataggtcagacactgttattattaccactcctaatagcagcagctataggtcagatactgttattattaccactcctaatagcagcagctataggtcaggtactgttattattaccactcctaatagcagcagctataggtcaggtactgttattattaccactcctaatagcagcagctataggtcagacactgttattattaccactcctaatagcagcagctataggtcagatactgttattattaccactcctaatagcagcagctataggtcagatactgttaccactcctaatagcagcagctataggtcaggtactgttactgttaccactcctaatacAGCCAGTATTGTTATGGTAGATATGTGTTTGTTGCCTCTTCActagtgtgtgtatctctgtccaGGTGTGGCATGCTGTCTGAGGCAGGTGGACCGTACAGGGAAACTCCTGCCCCCAGGTACTGTAACGCCCAATGACactcacacataaacacatgcaACTCTTACTTCGTCCTAATTGTATGTATGTATTGATGCAGGGCTCGACATACAGGGCTGCCTGCTGGCCCTGGGAGGTTTTGGAAGCCCTCCAGGCCAGTCAAACCACCACGTCAATGGCCCCCCAAAATAATATTGTAATAATTATATTTTCAATCTAGGTTATATGTGTAATTGTTGAAAAAAACGACAAATTCCCAAAGCTGTTAGTTCGTTATGTAGATTATCACACGCTCACTGACTAGTTCATCTGTCGGGCAGCAAGAGTGAGCAGCTTGCCACTGGTTGTTGTGTGGAGCTGCACACAGAAGAAGGACAGTAGTAGGGTTGTTGGTAGGGTATGAAGGAAATATGTTTCAActtagcatttactggtagatattataaggcaacaatgggtatgAAACACAGGTATTTAAGATGTTTGGCCCAAGTCTTGGTTAAATCTTTGCAATGCACAGTTTTGTCATCATGCTCTGTTTGAATGAAAGTTTCTCAAGGCTTTCCATAACCTTCCCAGTGAAATGTTGACTACACAGGAGGCCTACCTGGCACAATTCTTTCAGGAAGATTTGTATAAATATGGTgggcatttgttttgcaaactctgccATCACATGTATATTGTAGGCTCCATGGTACAGTAGCTCTACACTGCTAGACAAACACAATGGTCTCTTGCAAGTTGAGCAATTTAATAACAAAATAACATTTGGTATTTTTCCCAGATCTTAAAAGTGGTCTCccgatgtggtttaagcattgttgtggacttaaaaTATTCAATTTTTGTTTTTCTATAAAATAAATAAGTGTGATTTTGATAGTGAAAACCTGAGAACTCGGAAACCGGGAAAAACGAACTATTATGGTTATTATGGGCTAGCTTGCTCAGCCCGCAAACTAAAGATAAAATCACCTGATATAGATTTTTGAGGGGGCAGTAGCTTTCAGTTGGCAATGGCCCGGTGTGCCACTGGCAATTTACATGAATGTATTTACCTGAATGTcaagacctgtgtgtgtgtgttacctcccACAGTGTGTGAGGAGCTGAGTGTTCGTGACGCTGGGGTTAGGCTGATGACCTCCCTGTGCCTCTGTCCTGGAACGGCCCCCAAAGACACACAGCTGTTCCTGTACTTCAGTGTGGGGACAGCACCCTCCTCTGGCTTGGAGGGGGAAATCATTGTAGAGCGGTCCAACACAGTTAAACAGGTGGGAAATGACTGCGTATCGTTTGGCCTGCTGGTCTGTCTATCTGCTtgcctgcctgtgtctgtctctctgtcagacagTGTATCTGCTTCTCTGCTAATGAGTGCTAATCCTATCCATACATCCTATTGTAGTGTCTCAAGAAAATGTTGGAGTCAGCAAGACTTGAAGGTAAAACTATTGGATTATAGAGTGTGTCCCTTCTCCcttgtgtgtgcatttgtgttaATGGTGTCGAgttaatggtgtgtgtgttgtgtgtacagGGGACGGTTGGCATCTAAGGAGGCTGGACTGGTGTGAGGAGGTGGGAGAGGCTTTGATGGACGAGGTCAGTAACCAGAATTATAAAACTGGTTGTTTGGATGATGATTGGTTGATACAGGGAGTTATTCATGACAATCACCCGGGTAATGCCTGTTAAGTTTAATTTGAATGATCAATGCTCCTTCAgcgtcccacagcccagccaggcaattaaTAAACTTGATCTCCCCTGGGGAAAAAATGTCTCAACAGTTGAGGTTTGTCTAAGCCTTGTTGCCTTGCCGACCTGTGCAACAACGTTGCAGGTTTTTTTTTTTTCGATCTCCCCCGTGCATTAGAGATCTCCACCGTGCATTAGAGATCTCCACCGTGCATTAGAGATCTCCACTGTGCATTAGAGATCTCCACCGTGCATTAGAGATCTCCACCGTGCATTAGAGATCTCCACCGTGCATTAGAGATCTCCACCGTGCATTAGAGATCTCCACCGTGCCATAGAGAATGATCGTGTCCAGAGGAGACTCATTATAATGGATATATCCAAAGAAATGGCAATagaaataaaggtaaaacaaacaGAAATGCGCATAGTTTGCTGTCAGTTCAGCTGCTTGACATGATTGTGTGTTCGCTTTAGTTGACTAGTTGGCAAAGGAGAAGAAGAATAGCAAGAAGGAGAAGAAGCCTTGCATAGCAAAAAGTGTTTTGCTTAGAACGGACGACCAACCCGCTTGGCTGACAACTTCAGAATCTCAGAACTAACGACTGGCTTTTGCCCGGACTATATCGTctggtggaaggatgaaataaaacaaatgtactcattaaaacatatatattttttatgaaaaCAGGTTGTtcatcttaaaaataaaaaaaataaaggtttttaaatgttacctttatttaactaggcaagtcagttaagaacaaattcttattttcaatgacagcctaggaacagtgggttaactgccttgttcaggggcagaacgacagatttgtaccttgtcagcttggggattcgaaacttgcaacctttcggttactagtccaacgatCTAACtcctaggctaccctgccgccccatatgtCGGCAATTGTTTTGTTAAAGCAATAAGGGCCCTCGAACCCGGGGATTATCGTGAATAACACCCTCCTAAGTGCTGTTTCCTCGGACCTCCGCGTCAGGCTTAAGAACAGGCCATAGTCGGGTGTTATTCTCACGATAATCCCTGGGTCCTAATAAATTATTGCTTCTGCGAAATCAGGAAGTGGGATACATTTTCCGCTCTCTTTTTCACTCACTGCCACAACCTCTCTCATTTCTTCCCCAGGAGGCGTCTCTCTCGGAGCTGAAGATGAGTCACGGAGACGCTCTGGTGATTACTGAGGGACGACTTCCTCCCAAGGTACACTCAACTTCCTGTTCTCTTACAACCCCATTTACTCTCTGCAGACACGTATTCCCTCTCTcacgtcccccctctctctctcagggtttTCTGAAGCTGTCAGTCTGGCTGTATGTGGAGCCGAGTGCCTACCCCGTTGTCTCCATGGAGACAGAGGTCAACGGCATGGCCGCGGTGTCCACGGAGGGTCAGAGGTTGGATGTCATGACtgcaggtgagacacacacacacacagtatgaaaCTAGGTATGAAGGTATGCAACCAAGTCCACTggttaaaatgtgtgtgtgtttagtgggaGCTGAGGTGGAGCTGAGGACTGTGGGACAGGTGGAGCTCTCAGAGGAGGCTACACTGGAAGAGCTGAAGActcaggtagtgtgtgtgttgatactgCTCCTTCTAGCGTGTGTATGTCCATGCTGTGTGTGTTAATAGTCTGTGTGTTAGGTGCTGACCCTGCCGGCGCTGCAGTATGTATGTGTGCCCACTCCTGCGTTTCTGCGTGTGTGGCAGCTGGAGGGACAGAGACTAACCCGTATCctcagaggacaacaacacacactcaggtacacacacactcctccctctcacttctgtccatctcctctcgtccctttctttctctcaacAACATGTATCTGTTCACAGGAAGTTGAAGTTGAGCAGTGGGGTGGAGTTTTGTGTGCAGCAGCTACTGAGAGAAGAGGATCTTGGGTAAGCCTGGGGTTATTCTACTCTCATTGGTCAGTTAAGCAGATACCGTAAGCATGATTTCTGGATCTGTTGTTATCCCTCCCTCGCtcttttcttcctctccctccatcttatTGCCCCATTTTCCCCCCTCCCCCAGTCCTAAGGAGGTGTTGCTGCGTGTCCAGATGGGGGTGCCAGGGGAGAGGGGTTACTACCCTCCAGAGGAACTGGTCTGGGATGCTTCTCGAGACCCTTCCCCCAGATCGCTACGCTCTGCCCTGGCCTCAACATACGGCCTCTCTCCTGACTCCCTGCTACTGGCCAAgcaccagccacacacacacacctg from Salvelinus namaycush isolate Seneca chromosome 40, SaNama_1.0, whole genome shotgun sequence includes these protein-coding regions:
- the LOC120033546 gene encoding ubiquitin carboxyl-terminal hydrolase 40-like isoform X2, with amino-acid sequence MDEEASLSELKMSHGDALVITEGRLPPKGFLKLSVWLYVEPSAYPVVSMETEVNGMAAVSTEGQRLDVMTAVGAEVELRTVGQVELSEEATLEELKTQVLTLPALQYVCVPTPAFLRVWQLEGQRLTRILRGQQHTLRKLKLSSGVEFCVQQLLREEDLGPKEVLLRVQMGVPGERGYYPPEELVWDASRDPSPRSLRSALASTYGLSPDSLLLAKHQPHTHTWETFSNWSQQVSKRKKKKKAESLLGAPFHLKDGDIIGVKNLLIDNNRDFSTQQDEQRLREEKEQRRKGGQGAGAEVETNRGVGPEKKMEPIKARKPEVALSINVGVFR
- the LOC120033546 gene encoding ubiquitin carboxyl-terminal hydrolase 40-like isoform X1; translation: MTSLCLCPGTAPKDTQLFLYFSVGTAPSSGLEGEIIVERSNTVKQCLKKMLESARLEGDGWHLRRLDWCEEVGEALMDEEASLSELKMSHGDALVITEGRLPPKGFLKLSVWLYVEPSAYPVVSMETEVNGMAAVSTEGQRLDVMTAVGAEVELRTVGQVELSEEATLEELKTQVLTLPALQYVCVPTPAFLRVWQLEGQRLTRILRGQQHTLRKLKLSSGVEFCVQQLLREEDLGPKEVLLRVQMGVPGERGYYPPEELVWDASRDPSPRSLRSALASTYGLSPDSLLLAKHQPHTHTWETFSNWSQQVSKRKKKKKAESLLGAPFHLKDGDIIGVKNLLIDNNRDFSTQQDEQRLREEKEQRRKGGQGAGAEVETNRGVGPEKKMEPIKARKPEVALSINVGVFR